In the Mycoplasmoides gallisepticum genome, one interval contains:
- a CDS encoding single-stranded DNA-binding protein: MNKVILIGILTDNPSRIDYRDNYGCELKLIIHQADFSQQMYPKEPYHFSINVWNKNADYALNGLEKGDLVSIEGYLKSELQVSQNGREYLRLSIVTERIRKIPLSFNKSGYRSLPKENRFNRMSTPSYSNYNNAYSNDDSFDPPATTEIKGYRENYDIEDIQKIEPKDFAKFSTPSNFQPDHSLLDDDDMTIDMDTWMNENK, translated from the coding sequence ATGAATAAAGTAATTCTCATTGGAATATTAACTGATAATCCTTCTAGGATTGATTATCGTGACAACTATGGTTGTGAATTAAAGTTAATAATCCATCAAGCAGATTTTTCACAACAAATGTATCCAAAAGAACCATATCATTTCAGCATTAATGTCTGAAACAAAAACGCTGATTATGCATTAAATGGTTTAGAAAAAGGTGATTTAGTTTCAATCGAAGGATACCTTAAATCTGAATTACAAGTAAGTCAAAACGGTCGTGAATATTTACGATTATCAATCGTAACTGAACGAATCAGAAAGATCCCTTTATCATTCAATAAATCGGGATATAGATCATTACCTAAAGAAAACAGATTTAACCGAATGAGCACGCCTTCTTATAGTAATTACAACAACGCTTACTCTAATGATGACTCATTTGATCCACCTGCAACTACTGAAATTAAAGGCTATCGTGAAAACTACGATATTGAAGATATTCAAAAAATCGAACCAAAAGATTTTGCCAAATTCAGTACACCATCAAATTTCCAACCAGATCACAGTCTATTAGACGATGATGATATGACGATTGATATGGATACTTGGATGAACGAAAATAAATAA
- a CDS encoding amidase family protein translates to MKSDILKFNTQLRKKEITPDQLVKDSLKLINKYHWTNAYLYVNEQRVNEKVNNFDHNLVNNSLLAYIPYSLKDNISTKGITTTGGSRFLEHYIPPYDATVYKILENLNALMVAKVNMDEFGLGGTGLYSGFGYTHHPISKKYAPGGSSSGSAISVANNSVVFSVATDTGDSVRRPASLVGIVGFKPTYGSISRYGVYPYAPSMDHVAIFTRNVTDVAIVTDALSQFDPKDFTSQKRSKSLLNHLLEPDLNQKKIRLGYYKNLELYMYEDILTAWKKVIDFLYKTNKFEIVELEFDIELLKAVLPTYQILSFPEANSCYANLTGIPFGEKVEGESYEQKVINARTKLLGNQIKRRFTIGAYITLAENYEPLFKKAQKARRMIVDHFEQSKKDVDVVFGLGASNFAAAIEDYKQRLADTNLIDDFLSIANFGGHPSITIPMIKNRDNLTVGLNLVSNQFNDDLIIKTAYLIETELDKNGGNINA, encoded by the coding sequence ATGAAATCAGATATCTTAAAGTTTAATACGCAACTAAGAAAAAAAGAAATTACCCCTGATCAGTTAGTTAAAGATTCACTTAAATTAATCAATAAGTATCATTGAACTAACGCTTATTTATATGTTAATGAACAAAGAGTCAATGAGAAAGTTAATAACTTTGACCATAATTTAGTTAATAACTCCTTGTTGGCTTATATTCCATATAGTTTAAAAGATAATATCTCAACTAAAGGGATTACTACTACTGGTGGTTCAAGATTTCTTGAACATTATATTCCCCCATATGATGCAACCGTTTACAAGATTTTAGAAAACCTAAACGCGTTGATGGTTGCTAAAGTTAATATGGATGAGTTTGGGTTAGGTGGAACTGGGTTGTATTCTGGGTTTGGTTATACCCACCACCCGATCTCTAAGAAATATGCACCTGGAGGTTCATCTTCTGGTAGCGCGATTAGTGTGGCTAATAACTCGGTTGTTTTTAGTGTGGCTACTGATACAGGTGACTCTGTTCGTCGTCCAGCTAGTTTAGTGGGAATCGTTGGGTTCAAACCAACTTATGGATCAATCTCAAGATATGGGGTATATCCATATGCGCCATCAATGGACCATGTTGCTATCTTTACTAGAAACGTTACTGATGTAGCAATTGTCACAGACGCACTAAGTCAGTTTGATCCCAAGGATTTTACCTCACAAAAGCGTTCTAAGAGCTTATTAAACCACCTATTAGAACCAGACCTTAATCAGAAAAAGATCAGATTAGGTTATTATAAGAACTTAGAACTTTACATGTATGAAGATATCTTAACAGCATGGAAGAAGGTAATTGACTTCTTATATAAAACTAATAAGTTTGAGATTGTCGAACTTGAGTTTGATATCGAATTATTAAAAGCTGTTTTACCAACCTATCAGATCTTAAGTTTTCCTGAAGCTAACAGTTGTTATGCTAACTTAACAGGTATTCCGTTTGGTGAAAAAGTTGAGGGTGAAAGTTATGAACAAAAAGTGATTAATGCAAGAACGAAACTATTGGGTAACCAGATCAAAAGACGGTTTACGATCGGAGCTTACATCACGTTAGCTGAAAACTACGAACCACTATTTAAAAAAGCGCAAAAAGCGCGAAGAATGATCGTTGATCATTTTGAACAATCTAAGAAAGATGTTGATGTTGTCTTTGGTTTAGGTGCTAGTAATTTTGCAGCTGCAATTGAAGATTACAAACAACGGTTAGCTGATACGAATTTAATTGATGATTTCTTATCAATAGCTAACTTTGGTGGTCACCCTTCAATCACAATTCCAATGATTAAGAATCGTGATAATCTAACCGTGGGATTAAATTTAGTTTCAAACCAGTTTAATGATGATCTAATCATTAAAACTGCTTATCTGATTGAAACTGAATTAGATAAGAATGGAGGAAACATTAATGCATAA
- the rpsR gene encoding 30S ribosomal protein S18 — protein sequence MSDITKQPANNISSDDKKEVAKASAKSSVEGAKRKTFYKSRSRKLCHFCAKGILKVDYKDVNTLRKNLNSYAKIVSRRQSGNCNLHQRHVSNAIKKARIMALLPFVKD from the coding sequence ATGAGTGATATTACAAAACAACCAGCAAATAATATTAGTAGCGACGACAAGAAAGAAGTTGCAAAAGCTAGTGCTAAGTCTTCTGTTGAAGGAGCTAAAAGAAAAACTTTTTACAAGAGTCGTTCAAGAAAACTTTGCCACTTCTGTGCTAAAGGGATCTTAAAAGTTGATTACAAAGACGTTAACACTTTAAGAAAGAACTTAAACTCTTATGCTAAGATCGTTTCAAGACGTCAATCAGGAAACTGTAACTTACACCAAAGACACGTTTCTAACGCGATCAAAAAAGCTAGAATTATGGCTTTACTTCCTTTTGTTAAAGATTAA
- a CDS encoding DnaB-like helicase C-terminal domain-containing protein, with amino-acid sequence MLINQFNQSLDDEIEYDSNDDSDIIEDEELAIASEIESFSDIYSKNIATFNPAQNELYKKNQLFFYKCYRLELLVLSCLVHRIQGYEMARRILDGSDFTGINRYIFKCLTTDLYLGETDGSIDSIQSWINENFTLENKELDSLNEVCSYIRAHSNISPDNFAKYLKSFVEHSKFRSVFYLSYDFTQEVNFDNKNLNGPLMPLIKFEKQINEIVNRSIQTDLDSIDKIADSFLEKINNLVINKHNNIYSTGYPGLDKYLSGLVPGNLLVIAARPGRGKTAFAINILYNLAQELKSLKLQREADHEDFDTNKEDEICLFYSIEMNADEILSRLGSLHSTVSFKLSNALEVYIKRQKNYRQFAEGINELRELPLFINSSPQTSIKTIYNDLHYLASIKKLPRLIVVDYLQLISTDDLDSSKNRSRHEAIGYISGSLKRIAKQYNVPVIALAQLSRRIEERKGADSIPILSDLRESGSIEQDADIVIFIHSSTLNKKQNEEDFQEVENKIDVVMHIAKNRSGPTGQVKFVFDKEHSKFLEDQN; translated from the coding sequence ATGTTGATCAATCAATTTAACCAATCATTAGATGATGAAATTGAATACGACAGTAATGATGATTCTGACATTATAGAAGATGAAGAATTAGCTATTGCTAGTGAGATTGAAAGCTTTAGCGATATTTATAGTAAAAATATCGCTACTTTTAATCCAGCTCAAAACGAACTTTATAAGAAAAATCAGCTATTTTTCTATAAATGTTACCGGTTAGAACTTCTAGTTCTTAGTTGTCTTGTACACCGAATTCAAGGTTATGAGATGGCTAGAAGAATTTTAGATGGTTCTGATTTTACAGGGATTAATCGTTACATTTTTAAGTGTTTAACTACTGATCTATATCTAGGTGAAACTGATGGTTCAATTGATAGTATCCAATCTTGGATTAATGAAAACTTCACTTTAGAAAATAAAGAGTTAGATTCATTAAACGAAGTGTGTTCTTATATCAGAGCACACTCAAATATCAGTCCAGATAACTTTGCAAAATACTTAAAGTCATTTGTTGAACACAGCAAGTTCAGATCGGTATTTTATTTATCTTATGACTTCACTCAAGAAGTTAATTTTGATAATAAAAATCTTAATGGCCCATTGATGCCATTAATTAAATTTGAAAAACAGATTAACGAGATCGTTAATCGTTCGATTCAAACCGATCTAGATTCAATCGATAAGATTGCAGATAGTTTTCTAGAAAAAATTAATAACCTTGTTATTAATAAACATAATAATATTTATTCAACCGGTTATCCAGGTTTAGATAAGTATCTTAGTGGTTTGGTGCCAGGAAACTTATTAGTAATAGCAGCACGTCCAGGACGTGGAAAAACTGCTTTTGCAATCAACATCTTATACAATTTAGCTCAAGAATTAAAATCTTTGAAACTTCAAAGAGAAGCTGATCACGAAGATTTTGATACTAACAAAGAAGATGAGATCTGCTTGTTCTATTCGATTGAAATGAATGCAGATGAGATCTTATCGCGGTTGGGAAGTTTGCATTCAACTGTTAGTTTTAAATTATCAAACGCGCTTGAAGTTTATATTAAACGTCAAAAGAACTACAGGCAGTTTGCTGAAGGAATTAATGAATTAAGAGAATTACCTTTATTCATTAATTCTTCACCCCAAACATCAATTAAGACAATTTATAACGATTTACACTATTTAGCTAGTATTAAAAAATTACCTCGATTAATTGTTGTTGACTACTTACAATTAATCAGTACAGACGATTTAGATAGTAGTAAAAACCGTTCACGACACGAAGCAATTGGTTATATCTCTGGGAGTTTAAAACGAATTGCCAAACAATATAATGTTCCAGTAATTGCGCTTGCGCAATTATCTAGAAGAATTGAAGAGCGCAAGGGCGCTGATTCAATTCCGATCTTATCAGACTTAAGAGAAAGTGGAAGTATCGAACAAGATGCTGATATCGTTATCTTCATTCATTCTTCAACATTAAATAAGAAACAGAATGAAGAAGATTTCCAAGAAGTGGAAAATAAAATCGATGTGGTCATGCACATCGCTAAAAACCGTTCAGGGCCAACTGGACAAGTTAAGTTTGTATTTGATAAAGAGCATTCTAAATTCTTAGAGGATCAAAATTAA
- the rpsF gene encoding 30S ribosomal protein S6: MAKYEIMLMVSGQLNQNQAQAVNDELKAVFGKTEITEEYLGQKTLEYPIKKEVTAHYFNLFLTSDGKSVHEYKRLASIRTDVLRILILNTEKEFGYRASQNAKKVALAKQKQARYNDIMKQVQENGYFQIKGSKRNSRVEKAGAKEVWMLREKFGEDLPEQKIPVLRKVNLTRKPTPNKSSENKQKVEKQA, encoded by the coding sequence ATGGCAAAATATGAAATTATGCTAATGGTAAGCGGTCAGCTTAACCAAAATCAAGCACAAGCTGTAAATGATGAATTAAAAGCAGTGTTTGGTAAAACTGAAATTACAGAAGAATATTTAGGGCAAAAAACTTTAGAGTACCCTATTAAAAAAGAAGTAACAGCTCATTACTTTAATTTATTTTTAACTAGCGATGGTAAGTCAGTTCATGAATACAAACGTTTAGCTAGTATTAGAACTGACGTTTTAAGAATATTAATTCTTAACACTGAAAAAGAATTTGGTTATAGAGCTAGCCAAAATGCAAAGAAAGTTGCACTTGCTAAACAAAAACAAGCAAGATACAACGACATCATGAAACAAGTTCAAGAGAACGGTTACTTCCAAATTAAAGGAAGTAAACGTAACTCTAGAGTTGAAAAAGCTGGAGCTAAAGAAGTTTGAATGTTAAGAGAAAAATTTGGTGAGGATTTACCAGAACAAAAGATTCCAGTTCTTAGAAAAGTTAATTTAACAAGAAAACCTACTCCTAATAAATCATCAGAAAATAAGCAAAAAGTAGAAAAACAAGCTTAG
- the gatC gene encoding Asp-tRNA(Asn)/Glu-tRNA(Gln) amidotransferase subunit GatC yields MTESFIRPSSSFAMVLFAIIVGLVLVLSLTKKLYYYLFRKKRYYTIPRFSVIGMTNIAMVIAIAVAIILLISAITGGLASILFRVYPGTRVSIETILVKISGLLFGPIIGMISGIIIDLLAVTLSAGFFHYGYFVVAILTGMLAGMIRSLLTTSKYSKYRNFSLSVYLSLLVIASFLLTIFLITSMPEIRINGGFDLSIPGVSQTKISSVVFTWIILGFGIGIIAFIWITFLIYKLTTPNNAYSLSGFVHKRQIHSNHKNIITIDAKQNWYSSLSSLVVLAGVNAVLVNLFFLPIFDKEITGQPYAFWISIRLIANPALFMIDIVVIFPVIMIIQPIMKYNYEDELTEDLNTPLFVKHWTSRKEGGNMKINKDDLKKLSRLVMFELDDAQLEKLQVEFEDILSNFKQIEKLDTSNVKAMNYPISNSSNKLRDDRDVYQADQKIAQKTAKETLGDFVKV; encoded by the coding sequence ATGACAGAATCATTTATCCGACCATCAAGTTCGTTTGCTATGGTTCTTTTTGCAATCATTGTTGGGTTGGTACTTGTTTTATCTTTAACTAAGAAGCTGTATTACTACCTCTTTCGTAAAAAGCGTTATTACACAATCCCCCGATTTTCAGTAATCGGTATGACCAATATTGCGATGGTAATTGCTATCGCAGTAGCGATCATCTTATTAATTAGCGCGATAACTGGTGGTTTAGCTTCAATCTTATTTAGGGTTTATCCTGGGACTAGAGTTTCAATTGAAACGATCTTAGTTAAGATCTCAGGTTTATTATTTGGACCGATCATTGGGATGATCTCAGGGATCATTATTGATCTATTAGCCGTAACGCTATCAGCTGGATTTTTCCATTATGGATATTTCGTAGTTGCGATCCTAACAGGGATGTTAGCTGGAATGATTAGATCATTACTTACGACTTCAAAATATTCGAAGTACCGCAACTTCTCATTATCAGTTTATTTAAGTTTATTGGTAATAGCTAGCTTTTTATTAACGATCTTTTTAATTACCAGTATGCCTGAGATCAGAATAAATGGTGGGTTTGATCTATCAATCCCAGGGGTGAGCCAAACTAAGATCTCATCTGTGGTATTTACTTGGATTATTCTAGGTTTTGGGATCGGAATTATCGCATTTATCTGGATTACTTTTTTAATCTATAAGTTAACCACACCTAATAATGCTTATTCATTAAGTGGGTTTGTGCACAAACGCCAGATTCATTCCAACCATAAGAATATTATTACGATCGATGCTAAGCAAAATTGGTACTCTTCATTAAGTTCATTAGTTGTACTAGCTGGAGTGAATGCGGTGTTGGTTAACTTATTCTTCTTACCGATCTTTGATAAGGAGATTACAGGTCAACCTTATGCGTTTTGAATCTCAATCAGATTGATTGCTAATCCAGCATTATTCATGATTGATATCGTCGTGATCTTTCCCGTAATTATGATCATCCAACCAATCATGAAATATAACTATGAGGATGAATTAACTGAAGATCTTAATACACCATTATTTGTTAAACATTGAACTAGTAGAAAAGAAGGGGGCAACATGAAAATCAATAAAGACGATCTAAAAAAACTATCACGGTTAGTGATGTTTGAACTAGATGATGCACAACTAGAAAAACTTCAAGTTGAGTTTGAAGATATTTTAAGTAACTTTAAGCAGATTGAAAAGCTTGATACAAGTAATGTCAAAGCAATGAACTATCCGATTTCGAATAGTTCAAATAAGTTAAGGGATGATCGTGACGTTTATCAAGCTGATCAAAAGATCGCTCAAAAAACCGCTAAGGAAACTTTAGGAGACTTCGTGAAAGTATAA
- the asnA gene encoding aspartate--ammonia ligase, which translates to MKKLTLLETELAIKYIKDLFQNALSKELNLLRVSAPLIIAPDSGLNDNLNGWEAPVSFKSKTNGVSSQVVQSLAKWKRYSIARYEIPLYQGLYTDMNAIRMDETLDATHSMYVDQWDWELRISENDRNVEFLKNTVNKIYKVLKEAQLKVNEKYGIFEQKDLLPEHIHFVTTQELLDQYPDKNPSEREQLVCEKYKAVFVMQVGKKLSNNQVHDGRSPDYDDWSLNGDIMVYNPRSKKALELSSMGIRVNKEVLLKQLEESKQNERLELMFHKKLVNGELHQTIGGGIGQSRLCYFLLQKDHIGEVQASHWSDEIVVEAKAKGIKLL; encoded by the coding sequence ATGAAAAAATTAACATTGCTAGAAACAGAATTAGCCATTAAATATATTAAGGATCTGTTTCAAAACGCTTTATCAAAAGAACTAAATTTACTAAGAGTGAGCGCTCCTTTGATTATCGCTCCTGACTCAGGGTTAAATGACAACCTTAATGGTTGAGAAGCTCCGGTTTCATTTAAATCAAAAACTAATGGTGTTAGTTCGCAAGTTGTTCAATCTTTAGCAAAATGAAAAAGATATTCAATTGCTAGATATGAAATTCCTCTATATCAAGGTTTATACACTGATATGAACGCAATCAGAATGGATGAAACTCTTGATGCTACACACTCAATGTACGTGGATCAATGAGATTGAGAATTAAGAATCAGTGAAAATGATCGTAACGTCGAGTTTTTAAAGAACACTGTTAATAAAATTTACAAAGTTCTTAAAGAAGCACAACTAAAAGTTAACGAAAAATACGGTATTTTTGAACAAAAAGACTTGTTACCTGAACATATTCACTTTGTAACTACTCAAGAATTATTAGATCAATATCCTGATAAAAATCCATCTGAAAGAGAACAACTTGTATGTGAGAAATACAAAGCAGTGTTTGTAATGCAAGTAGGTAAAAAACTATCTAACAATCAAGTACATGACGGTAGATCTCCAGACTATGACGACTGATCACTAAATGGTGATATTATGGTTTACAACCCTAGATCTAAAAAAGCATTAGAATTATCATCAATGGGAATTCGCGTAAATAAAGAAGTTTTACTTAAACAATTAGAAGAATCTAAACAAAATGAGCGTTTAGAACTAATGTTCCACAAGAAATTAGTTAATGGTGAATTGCATCAAACTATTGGCGGTGGAATCGGCCAATCAAGATTATGTTACTTCTTGTTACAAAAAGATCATATTGGTGAAGTACAAGCTTCGCACTGAAGTGATGAAATTGTTGTTGAAGCTAAAGCAAAAGGGATTAAGTTACTTTAA
- the rplI gene encoding 50S ribosomal protein L9, translating into MKVILLKDVPSLGKADSVVNVANGYAKNFLFKNKLAEPYTERGQKRLDLKVIKRNEQHDLLALEAKNLAKQLEGVVLEYDIRTNEEDKAFGTIGFKQIVDDLSKKHIFVTKDMLDSKMKLDIGEHRVKINIFEGIHATILVKVSKAQ; encoded by the coding sequence ATGAAAGTTATCTTACTTAAAGATGTACCTAGCTTAGGTAAAGCCGATAGTGTAGTTAATGTAGCTAATGGTTATGCAAAGAACTTTTTATTTAAAAATAAATTAGCTGAACCATACACTGAAAGAGGACAAAAACGTTTAGATCTTAAAGTTATTAAGCGCAATGAACAACACGATTTATTAGCTTTAGAAGCTAAGAATTTAGCCAAACAACTTGAAGGTGTTGTTTTAGAATATGATATTCGTACAAACGAAGAAGATAAAGCGTTTGGAACAATTGGCTTCAAGCAGATCGTTGATGATTTAAGTAAAAAACACATTTTTGTTACTAAAGATATGCTTGATAGCAAAATGAAACTAGATATTGGCGAACACCGTGTGAAAATCAACATTTTTGAAGGGATTCACGCAACGATCTTAGTGAAAGTATCTAAAGCACAATAA
- a CDS encoding uracil-DNA glycosylase has translation MLEQLIGEIQTNWKDLINQFFATHKTIYHQLDQLIKNRSEKNELIPKKELIFNAFNFFDYQETKVVIIGQDPYADLKKANGLAFGVDNNNPPVSLRNIIKELINNLKLDEQQLDDFDYSLKSWANQGVLLINTILTVKKQNPLSDQNLGWEELIKFLILKLLENQTQPVFVLWGKKAQGFLEPYQLKHVLKSAHPSFFSAKQFFNNNHFNLINELLKTKNEQLIQWVKQNK, from the coding sequence ATGTTAGAACAACTTATTGGTGAGATTCAAACTAATTGGAAAGATCTAATTAACCAATTTTTTGCTACGCACAAAACAATTTATCACCAATTAGATCAATTGATCAAAAATAGAAGTGAAAAGAATGAATTAATTCCTAAAAAGGAGTTAATTTTTAATGCCTTTAACTTTTTTGATTACCAAGAAACTAAAGTTGTAATCATTGGTCAAGATCCGTATGCTGATCTTAAAAAAGCCAATGGCTTAGCTTTTGGGGTTGATAATAATAATCCACCTGTCTCATTAAGAAACATTATTAAGGAATTAATCAATAACCTAAAGTTAGATGAACAACAACTTGATGATTTTGATTATTCGTTAAAAAGCTGGGCTAACCAAGGGGTGTTATTAATCAACACGATCTTAACTGTAAAAAAACAAAATCCGTTAAGTGATCAAAATCTGGGTTGGGAAGAATTAATCAAGTTTTTGATTCTTAAGTTGTTAGAAAACCAAACTCAACCAGTCTTTGTGCTTTGGGGAAAGAAAGCCCAAGGATTTTTAGAACCTTACCAACTAAAACACGTACTAAAATCAGCTCATCCTAGCTTTTTTAGTGCCAAACAATTCTTTAACAATAACCACTTTAATCTGATTAACGAACTGCTTAAAACTAAGAACGAACAACTCATACAATGAGTTAAGCAGAATAAATAA
- the gatB gene encoding Asp-tRNA(Asn)/Glu-tRNA(Gln) amidotransferase subunit GatB encodes MEETLMHNFQPIIGIEVHVVINSKTKMFSPSANSHRSDPNINVHPIDLGLPGTMPEPNGFVVKKALVLAKALNMQNVDHHLRFDRKNYFYQDLPKGYQITQQHHPIATNGYLDISNKRVPIQRFHIEEDTAKQLNEDNHILLDYNRAGSPLIEIVTDPVFDSGKEVKEYLTNLRRILIFNDISDAKLEEGSMRVDVNVSIRPMGAPNYGTRVEIKNINSINNVEKAINFEISRQQELLLSNKKVVQATMRYDDQLNQTVFMREKTNAIDYRYMFEPNIIGINLDQQFLSEVDQIQVFNIKELESKLLSEGVDQQFVELLLDNFFLYQKINEINQRINDLAFVSKWLLIEFMGRINKQKLQLELINPKWFDNLTDLLVLVKSEDLNQKQAKVVLDEIIKTDETVAEIVDRLKMKQIKDEQEIIALLEPIVLENLAILKDYDQRKERVEKLLIGLLMKKTNGQANPNVSIKVLTDLIQKHR; translated from the coding sequence ATGGAGGAAACATTAATGCATAATTTTCAACCAATCATTGGAATTGAAGTTCATGTTGTGATCAATTCCAAAACTAAAATGTTTTCACCATCAGCAAACTCCCACAGATCAGATCCTAATATTAACGTTCACCCAATTGATCTAGGTTTACCCGGAACGATGCCTGAACCAAATGGGTTTGTTGTAAAGAAAGCTTTAGTGTTAGCTAAAGCTTTAAATATGCAAAACGTTGATCATCACCTACGGTTTGATCGAAAGAACTACTTTTATCAAGATCTACCTAAAGGTTATCAGATTACCCAACAGCACCACCCGATTGCTACTAATGGGTATCTTGATATCTCAAATAAAAGAGTTCCGATCCAACGTTTTCATATTGAAGAAGATACGGCTAAACAACTGAATGAAGATAACCATATCTTATTAGATTACAACCGTGCTGGTTCACCATTAATTGAGATCGTTACTGATCCAGTTTTTGATAGTGGGAAAGAAGTTAAAGAATATCTCACCAATCTAAGAAGAATCTTAATCTTTAATGATATTAGTGATGCTAAATTAGAAGAAGGTTCGATGCGTGTTGATGTTAATGTTTCAATTCGACCAATGGGTGCACCAAACTATGGAACCAGAGTTGAAATCAAAAACATTAATTCAATCAACAATGTTGAAAAAGCAATTAATTTTGAGATCTCACGCCAACAAGAGTTGTTATTGTCAAACAAAAAGGTTGTGCAAGCAACGATGCGTTATGATGATCAATTAAACCAAACAGTTTTCATGCGTGAGAAAACTAATGCGATTGATTATCGCTATATGTTCGAACCAAACATTATTGGGATTAATCTTGATCAACAGTTCTTATCTGAAGTTGATCAGATCCAAGTTTTTAATATTAAAGAGTTAGAAAGCAAACTGTTATCTGAAGGAGTAGATCAACAGTTTGTTGAACTGCTATTAGACAATTTCTTTTTATACCAAAAGATTAATGAGATCAATCAAAGAATTAATGATCTAGCTTTTGTTAGTAAATGATTATTAATCGAATTTATGGGTCGAATTAATAAGCAAAAGTTGCAATTAGAACTGATTAATCCCAAATGGTTTGATAATTTAACCGACCTTTTAGTTTTGGTTAAAAGTGAAGATTTAAACCAAAAACAAGCTAAAGTGGTTTTAGATGAGATTATTAAAACTGATGAAACGGTTGCAGAGATTGTAGATCGCTTAAAGATGAAACAGATCAAAGATGAACAAGAGATCATTGCGTTATTAGAACCAATCGTGCTTGAGAATCTTGCGATCTTAAAAGATTATGATCAACGAAAAGAACGGGTGGAAAAATTATTAATTGGTTTGTTGATGAAAAAAACCAACGGACAAGCCAACCCAAATGTTAGTATTAAAGTATTGACTGATTTAATTCAAAAACATAGATAG